The Edaphobacter flagellatus sequence AGGTTTCCGCTGTCCGCACAGCAAACGTCGAAGGCAAGGAGCGTCGCCGTGGCCGTTATGCCGGCTACCGCCCCGACTGGAAGAAGGCTTATGTTCGCCTGAAGGAAGGCGAAAAGATGCCGGAGTATCTCGACAGCCTGTAAGACGCTGTTGGAAGAGAAGCTGGTTCGCTCAAAGTATGGATCAGCTTGAACATAAAGTTTCGAAGACTAGCTCGGAAGTAAAAGCTAGGAGCAAAGAAGACGATGCCGATCAAATCATTTCGACCGATTACTCCATCACTCCGCTTCGCAACGAAGCTGGTAAATGATGACCTGACGACGGACAAGCCGCATAAGCCGCTGCTCGCCGTAAAGCAGCGCACCGGCGGCCGCAACTCGACGGGCGCGCTGACTATCCGCCACCACGGTGGAGGCCACAAGAAGAAGCTGCGCCTGATTGACTTCAAGCGCGATAAATACGGAATCCCGGCCACGGTGACCACGATCGAATACGATCCGAACCGCAGCAGCCGCATCGCGTTGGTCAGCTATGCTGACGGCGAGAAGCGCTACATCCTGCAGCCCATCGGATTGAAGGTTGGCCAGAAGATCATGAGTGGCCCCGAGGCCGACATTCTGGTTGGCAATGCTCTTCCGCTGAAGAACATTCCGGTTGGTACGATCGTGCACAACATCGAGTTGCGTCCTGGCAAGGGCGCGCAGATGGCACGCTCGGCTGGAGCGCAGGTGAACCTGGTTGCCAAGGAAGGCGACTATGCGTTGCTGAAGCTGCCCTCCGGTGAGACCCGCAAGGTGCTCATTGAGTGCATGGCGACCATTGGACAGGTGGGCAACACCGATCACGAGAACGTGACGATCGGCAAGGCAGGCCGTAACCGCTGGAAGGGCATTCGTCCGGCGAACCGCGGCGTCTCGATGAACCCGGTCGATCATCCGCATGGCGGTGGTGAGGGTAAGACCTCGGGCGGACGTCATCCGGTAACGCCGTGGGGCCAGCCAACGCGCGGCTACAAGACACGCAACAACAAGCGGACCGATGTGTTCATCGTCAACCGCCGTACCAAGTAAAGGATTCGGGAGCTAAGAGATGGCACGTTCTACGAAAAAGGGTCCATTTATTGATGACCACCTCATGACCAAGATTACGGTCATGAACCAGGCGAACGACAAGAAAGTTCTTCGTACCTGGTCGCGCCGTTCGACGATCCATCCGGACTTCGTCGGCCACACGATTGCCGTGCACAACGGCCGTAAGTTCATCCCGGTGTATGTGACCGAAAACATGGTCGGTCACAAGCTCGGCGAGTTCGCGGCGACGCGCACCTTCAAGGGCCACTCGGCAAAGACCGAGACTGCG is a genomic window containing:
- the rplB gene encoding 50S ribosomal protein L2; this encodes MPIKSFRPITPSLRFATKLVNDDLTTDKPHKPLLAVKQRTGGRNSTGALTIRHHGGGHKKKLRLIDFKRDKYGIPATVTTIEYDPNRSSRIALVSYADGEKRYILQPIGLKVGQKIMSGPEADILVGNALPLKNIPVGTIVHNIELRPGKGAQMARSAGAQVNLVAKEGDYALLKLPSGETRKVLIECMATIGQVGNTDHENVTIGKAGRNRWKGIRPANRGVSMNPVDHPHGGGEGKTSGGRHPVTPWGQPTRGYKTRNNKRTDVFIVNRRTK
- the rpsS gene encoding 30S ribosomal protein S19; amino-acid sequence: MARSTKKGPFIDDHLMTKITVMNQANDKKVLRTWSRRSTIHPDFVGHTIAVHNGRKFIPVYVTENMVGHKLGEFAATRTFKGHSAKTETAAKPK